DNA sequence from the Caminibacter pacificus genome:
AGGAGCTGTTCGTCTCTTTCATAAACTCTGTTAAATAAAAGTCCCTGACATAACTTTTTGGTTTTACGAGAAGATTTGTTAGATTAACATCGTAAGCCAAAAGAAAAAGAGGGATTAAAAATAATAACTTTTTCATTAATAAAGCGACGCTATTATGTTATTTATTAAAATTTGTAAAAATTGAAGAGCCAAAATCAAAATAATAGGCGCAATATCAAATCCCCCGAACGTAGTAGGTATATAGCGTCTGATAAACGCATACACAGGCTCCGTTACCGAATATAAAAACCTAACGATAGGATTAAACGGATTCGGCTGTACCCATGTAATCAATGCAGCGATTATCACAACCCAAATGTAAATGCCAATCACCACGTTTATAAATTGTAAAATGCTTATAAGTATCGTATTCATATCTCCCCTCTATCTTGTTTTTATCACTTCTTTTAAATACGGTTTCATTGCGGAATACAAATCTTTTATCTCCGCTCCGTGTTTTTGGTTTATTAAAAGTTCTCTTAAAGGCATAAACAGATTTTTACCTTTAAGCCCCGTATTTTTCATAAGACGTTTTTTAAATTCGTCATAATTTTCTTCGAGCTCACCTTTTAAAATCTCTTCTTTTAAAATTTCTCTTTGCTCTTTAAATTCATCGTCTTCGGCCGGTTTGAATATTTTATCAAATTTTTCTTTTATCTCTTTTAGAGTATCGCTTTCGTCTCTGAAAATTTCCAAAAGTTTTTCATAAGAAGGATGAGCTCCGATAATTTTATGAAGTTCTTTTAATCTTTTCATATGTTCTTTATTTAAGAATTTTAGTTTTTCAATATCGAATTTAGCAGGTGAGCGTGAAATTTTCGTTAAATCGAAAAATTCTATCGCCTCTTCGAGTGTAAAAACTTCACGTTCAAAACTATTCCCAAGTAAAATCAAATAATTCGCTATAGCTTCAGGTAAATACCCTTCTTCCAAAAGCCATTTTACAGATGCGTGATTTTCTCTTTTTGAAAGTTTTTTACCCTCTTCATTTAAAATTATAGGCAGATGAGCATATTTGATTTCTTTATCATAACCTAAAGAATTTCTTATGTGGATTTGTTTTGGGGTATTGCTTAGATGATCTTCTCCGCGAATAACCAAAGAGATATCATAAAGCATATCGTCAATAGCACACGCAAAATTGTATGTAGGAGTATAATCTCCTCTTAAAATCACAAAACTATCGACTTCAAAAGGGGTAAATTTCATATCGCCTTTTATCAGGTCTTTAAATTCAATATCATTTTCAGGTTTTTTAATCCTAATAACAAACGGCTTTTTTTTCTTCATAAGCTCTTCTACCTGAGCTTTTGTCAGATTTTCACACTTTCCACTATATCTGTAAGGTCTTTTTTCAAGTTTGGCTTTTTCTCTTTGAAAATTAAGCTCTTCTTCATCACAAAAACAGACAAAAGCTTTTTTGTTTTCAAGAAGTCTTTTTGCCATTTGCTGATGAATATGAAAGTTTGAGGATTGATAAACGACTTGGTCGTATTTGATTCCGAAAAGATTTAAAATATCAAGAATTTCTTTATCTTTACCTTCTATATTTCTCTCTTTGTCCGTATCTTCTATTCTGATTAAAAGTTTTTCGCCTTTTTGTCTGGCGACTATGTAGTTAAATATGGCAACTCTTAGATTCCCTACGTGCATATCACCCGTAGGAGAGGGAGCGAATCTTAGCATATTTCTCCTTAAATATGGATTTTTTTACTTGCATCGAGAATTTGTTCCAATAATTTTTCTTCTTTTGCAGTTTCGACAAATTTCTCGAATTCTTCGAATAGAAGTTTAGCATATTTTTCAAGCTCTACAAGTTTATCGTAATACCAATCTTCATTTTCTCTTGTCACTCCCTCTTTTTTCACTCTAAGCAACACTTCATGTCCGATATTATGTATTTCTTCATGGTATTTTTTAAACCTACTATAATATTTTGTTTTGATAAGTATTTCTTTTATTTCTGGTACTTCAAGCCATTTTCCAAGCATACAGTTTTCGGCGTTTATATCAAGCAAGAAATCTTCGACATGTTCTCTTGTTACGGACGAATAGACGTTTGATTTGTAAATAATATGATGAAGTTTGAAAGTAATAAAAATAAGTTTTAAAGTATTAATATCCGAAATATTACTTACATCTAAAAGTTCTTTTTGCAAGATATTAAGTAGATTTTCGAAATTTTCAAGTGTTTTATAAGATTTTTCACTGATTTGCACGACTTTTGAAGTATTATCGCTGATATTCATAAATTGTTGTTGAAGAGTTTGAATCGTAATAGCTATTTCATTGGTAGCTTTTTGAGTTTTTTCGGCAAGTTCTCTTACGTTATCGGCAACTACCGCAAACCCTCTTCCGTGTTCTCCCGCTCTTGCGGCTTCGATTGCGGCATTTAGAGCCAAAAGATTCGTTTGGTCGGCAATATCTTTAATAAGCTCAACGATATCCGAAATTGAACTAATCTGACTAGCCATTTGTTCTATTTCGCTGGAAGTTTCCATTACTTTTTGACTTAATTCCTCAAAATCGTTTTTACTCTCTTGCATAATATAATATGTCTCATCTGCCTGTTTTGAAGAATTTTTAACTTTCAAAGCAATTTCTTTAAAAGAGTCGTCGATTTTATAAATGGACTCACCCACTCTTCTTAAATTTTCAGGAACTCCACCATCTATTTGGGTAAATCTTTTACCCAAATTCGCAATTAATTCAACTTTTTTGGAAATTTTAAGAGATTCGATAGCTTTTTCGAATTCATAAGCCACGTTTCTAAATTCTCCGTGAAGTCCGCTTGGGAGAATATATCTGTAATCTTTACCCTCTATAATCGCTTTAATGGTATTTTGCGATTCTCTAAGCAAATCTTCGATTTGGTCAAGCATTTCGTTAATATGCCATCCGATTTTTTCCTCTTTGGTTTTATCGTCATCCAAAATTATTCTGTGATAAATTTCTCCGTTATATGCTTTTTCAACTACATTTTGTATTTTATCAAGCGTATTTTCGTTTTTTACTTCTTTTTTTGGCCACCATACGAATACAAGAGGTAGTAATGCTCCGATTGCACCTATATACTCTCCTTTAAATACCAAATATGAGGCAACTATCACTAAAATTGCGGTTATAACTACTCTGTTCATTTTTATCCCTTTTGTAAATCAAAAACTAATTTTTGATATTTATCGATTACATTTTCGTCGTTTGCGTTAAGAAGTTTTTTTAGAAGTTCGTAGCTTGCACTAATTCCGCCCGTTTTTTCAGCTTCTACAAGCTGTCTGTAAATATCGCTCATAACTTCAATTGCTTTTCTTGGAGGTTTTTTTCTAAAAGAAGTATAACTCACTATATTTCCGTTCAAATCCAAATCCGGCGTAATATAAGCAAAAACCCAATAAAAACCACCGTCTTTTCTTAGATTTTTTACAAATCCGAAAAATTCTTGTTTGTTTTGTATCAAATCCCAAAGAATCTTAAAGGCGATTTTCGGCATATCGGGATGACGAATAATATTATGGTTCGCACCGATAAGCTCGAACCTACTCCATCCCGCCATCTCTACAAAAATGCGATTACAATAAATAATATACCCTTTGGTATCGGTTTTAGAGACGATAAAGTCGTTATCACTCAAAACTTTTTCTTTATTTATTAATTTCTTAGGAGCGTCAAGCTTCGAAAGCCTTTTTCCCGCTTTTAGTTTTTCAGCAATTTTTTGCTCATTCATCCTTTATTCCTTTTACATCGGTTTGAATACACTCAAATACACCATGAACATAAACACCAAATAACTTAACCAAAACATAATTTCAAGAGCTTTTGAAGATATAGTTTTTTTCTTAAATACTACAAAAGCCAAAACCAAGTTTTCAATCATTAACAAAATGTCAAAACTTAGCTTTACATGAAGCCAAATACCAACTTTAGCAACATTCGGATTTAAAAGCATCATTTTCGTTCCCACACCTAAAACCGCAACCATAAAAAAAAGTGACAATAACGTAAAGATAACTTTGTCTTTAGTGTCGTTTTGAATTGATTTAATCAGCAAAAGCAAAAAAACCACCCAACTAATAACAAACAACAAATGCATACCAAACAAACCGAAATACATACCTACTCCTTTAATTACG
Encoded proteins:
- a CDS encoding YggT family protein, which codes for MNTILISILQFINVVIGIYIWVVIIAALITWVQPNPFNPIVRFLYSVTEPVYAFIRRYIPTTFGGFDIAPIILILALQFLQILINNIIASLY
- the gltX gene encoding glutamate--tRNA ligase — encoded protein: MLRFAPSPTGDMHVGNLRVAIFNYIVARQKGEKLLIRIEDTDKERNIEGKDKEILDILNLFGIKYDQVVYQSSNFHIHQQMAKRLLENKKAFVCFCDEEELNFQREKAKLEKRPYRYSGKCENLTKAQVEELMKKKKPFVIRIKKPENDIEFKDLIKGDMKFTPFEVDSFVILRGDYTPTYNFACAIDDMLYDISLVIRGEDHLSNTPKQIHIRNSLGYDKEIKYAHLPIILNEEGKKLSKRENHASVKWLLEEGYLPEAIANYLILLGNSFEREVFTLEEAIEFFDLTKISRSPAKFDIEKLKFLNKEHMKRLKELHKIIGAHPSYEKLLEIFRDESDTLKEIKEKFDKIFKPAEDDEFKEQREILKEEILKGELEENYDEFKKRLMKNTGLKGKNLFMPLRELLINQKHGAEIKDLYSAMKPYLKEVIKTR
- a CDS encoding methyl-accepting chemotaxis protein encodes the protein MNRVVITAILVIVASYLVFKGEYIGAIGALLPLVFVWWPKKEVKNENTLDKIQNVVEKAYNGEIYHRIILDDDKTKEEKIGWHINEMLDQIEDLLRESQNTIKAIIEGKDYRYILPSGLHGEFRNVAYEFEKAIESLKISKKVELIANLGKRFTQIDGGVPENLRRVGESIYKIDDSFKEIALKVKNSSKQADETYYIMQESKNDFEELSQKVMETSSEIEQMASQISSISDIVELIKDIADQTNLLALNAAIEAARAGEHGRGFAVVADNVRELAEKTQKATNEIAITIQTLQQQFMNISDNTSKVVQISEKSYKTLENFENLLNILQKELLDVSNISDINTLKLIFITFKLHHIIYKSNVYSSVTREHVEDFLLDINAENCMLGKWLEVPEIKEILIKTKYYSRFKKYHEEIHNIGHEVLLRVKKEGVTRENEDWYYDKLVELEKYAKLLFEEFEKFVETAKEEKLLEQILDASKKIHI
- a CDS encoding PAS domain-containing protein, whose product is MNEQKIAEKLKAGKRLSKLDAPKKLINKEKVLSDNDFIVSKTDTKGYIIYCNRIFVEMAGWSRFELIGANHNIIRHPDMPKIAFKILWDLIQNKQEFFGFVKNLRKDGGFYWVFAYITPDLDLNGNIVSYTSFRKKPPRKAIEVMSDIYRQLVEAEKTGGISASYELLKKLLNANDENVIDKYQKLVFDLQKG